A single genomic interval of Anopheles marshallii chromosome 2, idAnoMarsDA_429_01, whole genome shotgun sequence harbors:
- the LOC128718696 gene encoding zinc finger and BTB domain-containing protein 11-like, whose translation MSYVRCYEVALALLCLLLVVQLSSSQSCGKRKVVNFLIVNGNEAKDGYWPWHATIFHHKYKSIDYECGGTILAQNAVLTAAHCIVTPYGLIARNRLIVHVGRNRLGVATKRVQEHEAFELIPHPDYHENDIQHDIALIMLKTDITYTDYIQPICLWNRDEDLNAIVGSWGTVIGFGLDENDNVSQTLREASVPIVSHITCIESNSNTFRSKLTSNMFCAGNRDGIAACNGDSGGGLFFNYNDVWFIRGVVSFTTPRQHSLKCDPKEYTVFTDVAKYLDWIGQNISLTSHQLKMSENDNSTKTGLLPMSTCGANPRRIMDESLKPVILGYPWMGLGDHDLALENEVPVEDGTQLYSHCYLCHSLVLQDEFCQLFTDPDFCSPAKILGNVLEMTIVPELCHSLIICKHCNTLCSEYQSLIERMETIHSQITMAYNQTVMKLTGLTEKDIKDGLVAVEYDDNLDTEFQTFNKELMSMEDVFEVSELNPDIIQIDPSTESLEESVADLAQTSPDEVVEQSVQFIRADEHDTTLLPNSSDEMVETSAHSEELSGEETLQRFILGSDETIVEVDAEDGTSIYCVYGEGIESFSEPEEQPETVTRRMRSRTESISEQVGVAADNASLANDSRTNLIDEVISATSILLKEEDATGRGSPSPSEGDVLRPYYVKLENHYYCTLCSSDETTVTTSGIKLMAEHLKDAHNQPLDTCEQCDEMFYQPADYLEHIAQHANEKGNVPSELLNCDLCDATFANQHALEQHRKTHPTEKNKAWNCELCDKKYTSKAFLQVHMNKHAGIRPYKCTVCTKDFSSKYALAVHLKTHYDRPRTFVCNECGSAFYSRHNLVQHERTHRAEREFECGDCGKKFFTQHNLNVHKVIHSTNKAFACRQCGKKFARKAEVRDHERTHTGEKPFVCDMCDLAFAQRSNLNSHKRLTHFNDKRYKCDLCGASFKRRRLLVYHTRAMHTGERPFKCDQCPASFVYPEHFQKHKRIHTGIKPYACEVCHKTFTSQDNRNAHRYVHSDKKPYECVTCGTGFMRKAQLYTHMQEMEHLNDTIVVNQPRISANDLLEFETESLVVDGQAEGEQAQEGSDDEQAQMAYICDEEYEDGVSEME comes from the exons ATGAGCTACGTTAGGTGCTACGAAGTCGCGTTGGCACTATTGTGTCTTTTGCTGGTGGTACAGCTAAGTTCATCTCAAAGCTGTGGCAAACGAAAGGTTGTGAATTTCCTGATTGTGAACGGGAATGAAGCAAAGGATGGCTATTGGCCTTGGCATGCGACAATATTTCACCACAAGTATAAATCAATAGATTACGAATGTGGTGGAACAATTCTCGCTCAGAATGCAGTTTTAACGG CGGCACACTGTATAGTGACACCGTATGGGCTTATTGCGCGAAATCGACTCATTGTACATGTTGGGCGAAATCGACTCGGTGTAGCTACCAAACGAGTACAAGAACACGAAGCGTTCGAGTTGATCCCGCATCCGGATTACCACGAGAACGATATTCAACACGATATCGCTTTGATTATGCTTAAAACCGATATCACCTACACCGACTATATACAACCGATTTGCTTGTGGAATCGTGACGAAGATTTGAACGCGATCGTTGGCTCCTGGGGTACGGTGATCGGtttcggtttagatgagaaCGACAATGTTTCCCAAACGTTGCGTGAAGCTAGCGTTCCTATTGTTAGCCATATTACCTGTATCGAAAGCAACAGTAACACGTTTCGCTCTAAGCTTACCTCGAATATGTTCTGCGCTGGCAATCGCGATGGGATCGCTGCCTGTAACGGTGATAGTGGAGGAGGTTTATTCTTCAACTACAATGATGTCTGGTTCATACGTGGAGTGGTGTCTTTCACGACCCCTCGTCAACATAGCCTTAAATGTGATCCGAAGGAATACACCGTGTTTACCGATGTGGCAAAGTACTTGGATTGGATCGGGCAAAACATTTCCCTAACGAGTCATCAACTGAAGATGTCAGAGAATGATAACAGTACGAAAACTGGATTGCTACCAATGTCTACTTGTGGtgccaatccgcggaggattatGGACGAATCATTAAAGCCGGTTATACTCGGTTATCCTTGGATGGGTCTG GGTGACCATGATCTTGCACTTGAGAACGAGGTTCCTGTGGAAGATGGTACACAGCTGTATTCTCACTGCTATTTGTGCCACTCTCTGGTGCTCCAGGATGAATTTTGTCAACTCTTCACCGATCCAGACTTTTGTTCCCCGGCAAAGATACTTGGGAACGTTTTAGAAATGACGATAGTGCCGGAACTGTGCCACTCACTGATCATATGTAAACATTGTAATACACTGTGCTCAGAGTATCAATCGTTGATCGAACGTATGGAAACAATACATAGTCAAATAACGATGGCCTACAATCAAACAGTGATGAAGCTAACCGGACTGACTGAGAAAGACATTAAGGATGGATTGGTTGCGGTAGAGTATGATGATAACCTTGACACGGAATTTCAGACCTTTAACAAAGAGTTG ATGTCGATGGAGGATGTGTTTGAAGTGAGTGAGTTAAACCCGGATATAATTCAAATTGATCCATCTACCGAAAGCTTAGAAGAATCGGTAGCTGATTTGGCTCAAACTAGCCCTGATGAAGTTGTAGAACAAAGTGTGCAGTTTATACGAGCTGATGAACATGATACTACCCTGCTACCGAACAGTTCCGATGAAATGGTGGAGACTAGCGCCCATTCGGAAGAACTGTCCGGAGAAGAAACTTTACAACGCTTTATACTCGGTTCGGATGAAACAATCGTTGAAGTGGATGCTGAAGATGGTACGTCAATTTATTGCGTCTATGGTGAAGGTATTGAATCATTCAGCGAACCGGAAGAGCAACCTGAAACGGTGACAAGGAGGATGCGCAGCAGGACTGAGAGTATATCGGAACAAGTTGGAGTTGCTGCTGATAATGCATCTCTAGCAAACGATAGCCGAACGAACCTGATTGATGAAGTTATATCTGCTACTTCTATATTGTTGAAAGAGGAAGATGCCACTGGAAGAGGATCTCCATCACCATCCGAGGGAGACGTTTTACGACCG TATTATGTTAAACTTGAAAATCACTATTACTGTACACTCTGTTCATCGGACGAGACGACGGTTACGACGAGTGGCATCAAACTGATGGCGGAACATTTGAAGGATGCACATAATCAACCATTAGACACTTGCGAACAGTgcgatgaaatgttttatcagCCTGCAGATTACTTGGAACACATAGCACAGCATGCTAACGAAAAGGGAAACGTGCCTAGTGAGCTACTAAATTGTGACCTGTGCGATGCAACGTTCGCCAACCAGCATGCACTTGAACAGCACCGAAAGACGCACCCGACCGAGAAGAACAAGGCATGGAACTGTGAGCTCTGTGACAAGAAGTACACGTCGAAAGCGTTCCTTCAGGTGCACATGAACAAACACGCCGGTATACGGCCGTATAAGTGTACCGTGTGCACGAAAGATTTCAGCTCCAAGTATGCGCTGGCGGTTCACCTGAAGACACACTACGATCGTCCCCGTACGTTCGTTTGCAACGAGTGCGGTAGTGCGTTCTACAGCCGTCACAATTTGGTCCAGCACGAACGGACCCATCGGGCTGAGCGGGAGTTTGAGTGTGGCGATTGTGGGAAGAAATTTTTCACCCAACACAATTTGAACGTGCACAAGGTAATTCACAGCACCAACAAGGCGTTCGCTTGCCGGCAGTGTGGGAAAAAATTCGCACGGAAAGCTGAAGTACGAGACCATGAGCGTACCCATACAG GTGAGAAgccgtttgtgtgtgataTGTGCGATTTAGCCTTTGCACAACGATCCAACCTAAACTCTCACAAGCGATTGACGCATTTCAATGACAAACGGTACAAATGTGACTTATGTGGTGCGTCGTTCAAGCGACGAAGATTGCTCGTCTATCATACCCGTGCAATGCACACGGGTGAACGGCCATTCAAATGTGATCAATGTCCCGCTTCCTTCGTTTATCCGGAACACTTCCAGAAGCATAAGCGTATACACACCGGCATTAAACCGTACGCTTGTGAGGTGTGCCATAAAACGTTCACCAGTCAGGATAATCGGAACGCGCATCGTTATGTGCACAGCGACAAGAAACCGTACGAATGTGTTACGTGTGGTACAGGGTTTATGCGCAAAGCGCAACTCTACACACACATGCAGGAGATGGAACATTTGAACGATACGATCGTGGTCAATCAGCCACGCATTAGTGCGAACGATTTGCTCGAGTTCGAAACGGAATCGCTGGTGGTCGACGGTCAAGCGGAAGGTGAGCAAGCCCAGGAAGGTTCGGACGATGAACAAGCACAGATGGCGTACATTTGCGATGAAGAGTATGAGGATGGTGTGTCAGAAATGGAATAG
- the LOC128709172 gene encoding uncharacterized protein LOC128709172: MANAQIFTPILPYVGRLPGELRYGARIRLRGHFREPENTVHIILQKEALLNPQDELPLYITLHPGRKEIVRNHLCSDCSSGQVERVDNCPIECGQDFELTIVPSTGGYEILLHGSPLHTFGYRTPLSTARYLFVSSGCVIFAINYENWNVTTSEQPHRPQPPSAPPLQAPPLYPALHQQQESQQQQQRSIPVQQQRIQPHHHHHHGNNLRELVLQVLPLVQLATSQLQANANNAPASGNDGNGLRIANNLAHLLPLFQPAGEQRKKRIKTQRTNRWPCLRMGNAEIMPAMFLTCSMGLMKLFRFLAIAFVFGYIGYVFSRNTPWNISWK, from the exons ATGGCCAACGCACAGATCTTTACTCCG ATCTTGCCGTACGTTGGACGACTGCCTGGAGAGTTGCGGTACGGGGCCAGAATTCGGTTACGCGGTCACTTCCGTGAACCAGAAAACACCGTCCACATCATACTGCAAAAGGAAGCGTTGCTGAACCCACAGGATGAACTACCGCTGTACATAACGCTACATCCCGGCCGGAAGGAAATCGTCCGTAACCATCTCTGCAGTGACTGTTCCAGCGGGCAAGTGGAGCGTGTCGACAACTGTCCGATCGAGTGTGGTCAGGATTTCGAGCTTACCATCGTACCGTCCACGGGCGGCTACGAAATTCTTCTCCACGGTTCACCGCTACACACATTCGGCTATCGAACGCCACTCTCCACCGCCCGCTATCTGTTCGTTTCCAGTGGTTGTGTCATTTTTGCAATTAACTACGAAAATTGGAATGTGACCACGAGTGAACAACCGCACCGGCCGCAGCCACCAT CAGCACCGCCACTGCAGGCACCCCCACTCTACCCGGcgctgcaccagcagcaagagtcacaacagcaacagcaacgatcGATACCAGTTCAGCAACAACGTATCCAaccgcaccatcaccatcaccatggtAACAATCTCCGGGAGCTGGTACTGCAGGTGTTACCCCTGGTGCAGCTCGCCACCTCTCAGCTGCAAGCGAATGCAAACAATGCACCCGCCAGCGGTAACGATGGTAACGGTTTGCGAATTGCCAATAATCTTGCCCACCTACTGCCACTGTTTCAACCGGCTGGGGAGCAACGCAAGAAACGCATCAAAACGCAACGTACAAACCGGTGGCCCTGTCTGCGAATGGGCAACGCCGAGATAATGCCGGCAATGTTTCTG ACATGTTCGATGGGCCTGATGAAACTGTTTCGATTCCTCGCCATTGCCTTCGTATTTGGATACATTGGTTATGTGTTCTCGAGAAACACACCCTGGAATATATCATGGAAATAG
- the LOC128715334 gene encoding transmembrane protein 60, with translation MGFVQRALFTWFILLVFLVVLCLRLENRIYWNWFLVFIPLWLYDVILVAWAVIEIVQRQHANRLFSMHHYKYYVVGIVLKIFSQITICLKLEYKSIPMYVMMIPIWMLLTLLIVFVGTHLQPKPRSIGSNRSNRQSAGVSS, from the coding sequence ATGGGTTTCGTTCAGCGAGCTCTCTTCACCTGGTTCATATTACTCGTGTTTCTGGTGGTGCTCTGTTTACGGCTGGAAAATCGTATCTACTGGAACTGGTTTCTTGTCTTCATTCCGCTATGGTTGTACGACGTGATACTGGTCGCGTGGGCCGTTATCGAGATCGTCCAAAGACAGCACGCCAACCGGCTGTTCTCGATGCACCATTACAAGTATTATGTAGTGGGAATAGTGTTAAAAATTTTCTCCCAAATCACCATCTGCCTGAAACTCGAGTACAAATCGATACCGATGTACGTGATGATGATCCCAATCTGGATGCTGCTGACGCTGCTTATCGTGTTTGTCGGGACCCATTTGCAGCCGAAACCACGGTCGATCGGATCGAACCGCAGCAACCGACAATCGGCGGGCGTATCCTCATGA